The proteins below are encoded in one region of Apium graveolens cultivar Ventura chromosome 4, ASM990537v1, whole genome shotgun sequence:
- the LOC141721665 gene encoding uncharacterized protein LOC141721665 isoform X8, whose translation MDTSKQVVFVWALPLLPILAIIFLIVFASRKKHLHSSEDITSNVLPTDPSSCSSSSSSAPPKWDVFLSFYGKDTRNGFTSHLYSALDQQGILTFRDDPALDKGQEISSGLLEAIKHSKIFIIVLSENYARSTWCLNELVQILKCKTTEFQVIPVFFYVDPTDVRYQKGSFREALDGHKRRHSVAMIEKWKSALSEIAALSGHHLRKEANKNESDTIQDIVRNVATRAYTTVSHQEKYLFGIDSAVEQIYQKLSMDHNDVRVIGICGMGGIGKTTIAKAFYNKYSHIFDVSCFNENVRHYSQGGSSLLPLLKQLLIDLLAKKDCKVFDVESRISKLKQILYSKKALVILDDLDQSNYSELLASLGDLFSAGSRVIITTRDTNLLSKIEADTSKVDMYMVKTLGTIDSLKLFSYHAFRRPVPPENFKELSLSFVTYAEGLPLALKILGSSLLGRTCEFWKAKLEKVKEIPEKDIHEILRLSYDELEDETEKTIFLDIAFFFVGKDKDEAVQIFKSCDFHPDVGIPVLVDRCLMTIDRYNNFQMHNLIQDMGRKLGRQTRLILGGNVWDDFQNLEALKKIDARWTAIEKLPDSITQLKGLITLDLNGCEKLRKLPQDIGNMQSLEDFWAGESAIEQLPDSITQLKGLIKLNLYRCQKLRKLPEDIGNMEGLEFFGAANSAIEQLPDSFGGLVNLVVLYLSDCKKLRNLPNSICKLKLLKQLYLSSCSNLEQLPEQLGKMQCLEYLSASDTAIEQLPDSIGLLGRLKSLYFEDCKKLKFVPESIWNLTTVEDLSLNQGETDEISSPDSVKDMNKLWNLKLSCNVRLCLPMILCFSSLTRLTLTDEGPNLSSAKPFSLSKLINLEDLTLNNCTSLGSSLPELPLNLEELNIYNHTSLEQLPDLSSSGKLRHLNIKRCIDLQSISFLPSHLGSLSVEECPSLQDVPDLSMLKELEYLSFRGCNKLKSRSLEQSFLQGKRPFKADLPNTEVAEWFNYKSSGHTVSFLVPPSFESNFLGLALWVVYTCKACSTENWWDSPYMTAVIRNETEGITEKYLFDVQPVVGEAQSTVKCITGGNLSVKSGERIKDERRDASRGHDSIPRLLQSEV comes from the exons ATGGATACCTCTAAACAAGTTGTTTTTGTTTGGGCTCTGCCTCTACTCCCCATACTTGCCATCATCTTTCTTATCGTTTTCGCTTCCAGGAAAAAGCACCTGCATTCTTCCGAAGATATTACTAGTAATGTCCTACCAACTGACCCTTCTTCGTGttcctcctcttcttcttcaGCTCCGCCTAAGTGGGACGTGTTCTTGAGCTTTTACGGAAAGGACACTCGCAACGGCTTTACTTCACATCTTTACTCTGCTTTGGATCAACAAGGAATTCTTACCTTTAGAGATGATCCTGCTCTTGACAAGGGACAAGAAATTTCTTCTGGACTACTTGAAGCGATTAAACATTCCAAAATTTTCATCATTGTTCTCTCGGAGAACTATGCTCGTTCGACATGGTGCCTTAATGAGCTCGTACAGATCCTTAAATGCAAGACAACAGAATTTCAGGTGATTCCTGTATTTTTCTATGTTGATCCAACAGATGTTCGCTACCAGAAAGGGAGTTTTCGGGAAGCTCTTGATGGCCATAAGAGGCGTCATTCCGTTGCTATGATTGAAAAGTGGAAATCAGCTCTTTCTGAAATTGCTGCGCTATCAGGACACCATCTCAGGAAAGAAGCAAACAA GAATGAATCTGACACCATTCAAGATATTGTGAGGAATGTGGCAACAAGGGCCTATACAACAGTATCACACCAGGAAAAGTATCTGTTTGGGATAGATTCTGCTGTTGAACAGATATATCAAAAACTAAGCATGGATCATAATGATGTACGTGTCATTGGTATTTGTGGTATGGGAGGAATTGGGAAAACTACAATTGCCAAAGCTTTCTACAACAAGTATTCTCACATATTTGATGTTAGCTGCTTTAATGAAAATGTTAGACATTATTCACAAGGCGGTAGTTCTTTACTCCCTTTACTCAAGCAACTCTTGATCGATCTCCTTGCAAAGAAGGATTGTAAGGTTTTTGATGTTGAAAGTAGAATAAGCAAATTGAAGCAAATTCTTTATTCTAAGAAAGCTCTCGTCATTCTGGATGATTTGGACCAATCAAACTATTCAGAATTGCTAGCAAGCCTTGGTGACTTGTTCTCGGCCGGAAGTAGAGTTATCATTACAACAAGAGATACAAACTTGCTTAGTAAAATTGAAGCGGATACATCAAAAGTAGATATGTACATGGTGAAGACACTGGGCACGATTGATTCATTAAAGCTCTTTAGCTATCATGCTTTCCGTAGACCAGTGCCACCGGAAAATTTCAAGGAGCTCTCCCTGAGCTTTGTAACGTATGCTGAGGGTCTTCCATTAGCTCTCAAGATTTTGGGTTCGTCTTTACTTGGCAGGACTTGTGAGTTTTGGAAAGCTAAACTTGAGAAAGTTAAAGAAATCCCAGAAAAAGATATACATGAAATCCTTAGATTGAGCTACGATGAATTAGAAGATGAGACGGAGAAGACAATCTTCCTTGATATTGCATTTTTCTTTGTTGGAAAGGACAAAGATGAGGCTGTTCAGATATTCAAATCTTGTGATTTCCATCCGGATGTTGGCATACCAGTTCTAGTGGACAGATGTCTAATGACCATTGATAGATATAATAACTTCCAGATGCATAATCTTATTCAAGACATGGGAAGAAAACTTGGAAGGCAGACACGCTTGATTTTGGGAGGAAATGTATGGGATGATTTTCAAAATCTGGAG GCcttgaagaagattgatgcaCGTTGGACCGCAATTGAGAAACTGCCTGATTCAATTACTCAATTAAAGGGGTTGATTACATTGGATTTGAACGGATGCGAGAAGCTAAGAAAGTTACCTCAAGATATTGGGAATATGCAAAGCTTAGAGGATTTTTGGGCAGGTGAATCTGCAATTGAACAACTTCCAGATTCAATTACTCAATTAAAGGGGTTGATTAAATTGAATTTATACCGATGCCAGAAGCTAAGAAAGTTACCTGAAGATATTGGGAATATGGAAGGCCTAGAGTTTTTTGGGGCAGCTAATTCTGCAATTGAACAACTTCCAGATTCGTTTGGGGGCCTCGTCAATTTGGTTGTACTGTATTTGTCCGATTGCAAAAAGCTTAGAAATCTTCCAAATAGTATATGTAAGCTCAAGTTGCTTAAACAACTCTATCTGAGCTCCTGTTCAAACCTGGAGCAATTGCCTGAGCAATTGGGGAAGATGCAATGTTTAGAATACCTGTCTGCATCTGACACAGCAATTGAACAACTGCCAGATTCTATTGGACTGCTGGGTAGATTAAAATCGTTGTATTTTGAAGATTGCAAGAAGCTTAAATTTGTGCCTGAAAGTATCTGGAATCTTACCACAGTTGAAGATTTAAGTCTTAATCAAGGGGAGACAGATGAAATCAGTTCGCCTGATTCAGTAAAAGATATGAACAAGTTATGGAATCTGAAGCTGAGTTGTAATGTAAGATTATGCCTGCCTATGATTCTATGTTTCTCTTCTTTGACACGCTTAACACTTACTGATGAGGGACCGAATCTCTCTTCGGCAAAACCATTCAGCCTTTCTAAGCTTATAAACCTAGAAGATCTTACATTGAATAACTGTACAAGTCTTGGGTCCTCCCTTCCGGAGCTTCCTTTGAATTTAGAAGAGTTGAACATATATAATCACACATCACTAGAACAACTACCTGATTTATCGAGCTCAGGAAAGTTGCGACACTTGAATATAAAGAGATGCATCGACCTCCAATCAATTTCGTTCCTTCCTTCTCATCTTGGATCACTTTCAGTTGAAGAATGCCCAAGCCTACAAGATGTACCGGATCTGTCAATGTTGAAGGAATTGGAATATCTGAGTTTTCGCGGGTGCAACAAGCTGAAATCAAGAAGTTTGGAACAGAGTTTCCTTCAG GGTAAACGACCATTTAAAGCTGATCTACCAAACACGGAGGTAGCAGAATGGTTCAACTATAAAAGCAGTGGGCATACAGTCTCTTTTCTTGTCCCGCCAAGCTTTGAATCGAACTTCTTAGGTCTTGCACTCTGGGTTGTGTACACATGCAAAGCCTGTAGTACAGAGAACTGGTGGGACTCACCCTACATGACAGCTGTTATTAGGAATGAAACGGAGGGTATAACAGAGAAATATCTTTTTGATGTACAACCCGTAGTCGGTGAAGCACAGTCAACGGTCAAATGCATTACAGGAGGGAACCTCTCAGTGAAAAGTGGAGAGAGAATCAAG GATGAAAGGAGGGATGCAAGTAGAGGCCATGACTCGATTCCAAGATTACTACAGAGTGAAGTATGA
- the LOC141721665 gene encoding uncharacterized protein LOC141721665 isoform X7, whose amino-acid sequence MDTSKQVVFVWALPLLPILAIIFLIVFASRKKHLHSSEDITSNVLPTDPSSCSSSSSSAPPKWDVFLSFYGKDTRNGFTSHLYSALDQQGILTFRDDPALDKGQEISSGLLEAIKHSKIFIIVLSENYARSTWCLNELVQILKCKTTEFQVIPVFFYVDPTDVRYQKGSFREALDGHKRRHSVAMIEKWKSALSEIAALSGHHLRKEANKNESDTIQDIVRNVATRAYTTVSHQEKYLFGIDSAVEQIYQKLSMDHNDVRVIGICGMGGIGKTTIAKAFYNKYSHIFDVSCFNENVRHYSQGGSSLLPLLKQLLIDLLAKKDCKVFDVESRISKLKQILYSKKALVILDDLDQSNYSELLASLGDLFSAGSRVIITTRDTNLLSKIEADTSKVDMYMVKTLGTIDSLKLFSYHAFRRPVPPENFKELSLSFVTYAEGLPLALKILGSSLLGRTCEFWKAKLEKVKEIPEKDIHEILRLSYDELEDETEKTIFLDIAFFFVGKDKDEAVQIFKSCDFHPDVGIPVLVDRCLMTIDRYNNFQMHNLIQDMGRKLGRQTRLILGGNVWDDFQNLEPIKQMNYLTYLNMSKCFDLKRLPDSLGDMKALKKIDARWTAIEKLPDSITQLKGLITLDLNGCEKLRKLPQDIGNMQSLEDFWAGESAIEQLPDSITQLKGLIKLNLYRCQKLRKLPEDIGNMEGLEFFGAANSAIEQLPDSFGGLVNLVVLYLSDCKKLRNLPNSICKLKLLKQLYLSSCSNLEQLPEQLGKMQCLEYLSASDTAIEQLPDSIGLLGRLKSLYFEDCKKLKFVPESIWNLTTVEDLSLNQGETDEISSPDSVKDMNKLWNLKLSCNVRLCLPMILCFSSLTRLTLTDEGPNLSSAKPFSLSKLINLEDLTLNNCTSLGSSLPELPLNLEELNIYNHTSLEQLPDLSSSGKLRHLNIKRCIDLQSISFLPSHLGSLSVEECPSLQDVPDLSMLKELEYLSFRGCNKLKSRSLEQSFLQGKRPFKADLPNTEVAEWFNYKSSGHTVSFLVPPSFESNFLGLALWVVYTCKACSTENWWDSPYMTAVIRNETEGITEKYLFDVQPVVGEAQSTVKCITGGNLSVKSGERIKDERRDASRGHDSIPRLLQSEV is encoded by the exons ATGGATACCTCTAAACAAGTTGTTTTTGTTTGGGCTCTGCCTCTACTCCCCATACTTGCCATCATCTTTCTTATCGTTTTCGCTTCCAGGAAAAAGCACCTGCATTCTTCCGAAGATATTACTAGTAATGTCCTACCAACTGACCCTTCTTCGTGttcctcctcttcttcttcaGCTCCGCCTAAGTGGGACGTGTTCTTGAGCTTTTACGGAAAGGACACTCGCAACGGCTTTACTTCACATCTTTACTCTGCTTTGGATCAACAAGGAATTCTTACCTTTAGAGATGATCCTGCTCTTGACAAGGGACAAGAAATTTCTTCTGGACTACTTGAAGCGATTAAACATTCCAAAATTTTCATCATTGTTCTCTCGGAGAACTATGCTCGTTCGACATGGTGCCTTAATGAGCTCGTACAGATCCTTAAATGCAAGACAACAGAATTTCAGGTGATTCCTGTATTTTTCTATGTTGATCCAACAGATGTTCGCTACCAGAAAGGGAGTTTTCGGGAAGCTCTTGATGGCCATAAGAGGCGTCATTCCGTTGCTATGATTGAAAAGTGGAAATCAGCTCTTTCTGAAATTGCTGCGCTATCAGGACACCATCTCAGGAAAGAAGCAAACAA GAATGAATCTGACACCATTCAAGATATTGTGAGGAATGTGGCAACAAGGGCCTATACAACAGTATCACACCAGGAAAAGTATCTGTTTGGGATAGATTCTGCTGTTGAACAGATATATCAAAAACTAAGCATGGATCATAATGATGTACGTGTCATTGGTATTTGTGGTATGGGAGGAATTGGGAAAACTACAATTGCCAAAGCTTTCTACAACAAGTATTCTCACATATTTGATGTTAGCTGCTTTAATGAAAATGTTAGACATTATTCACAAGGCGGTAGTTCTTTACTCCCTTTACTCAAGCAACTCTTGATCGATCTCCTTGCAAAGAAGGATTGTAAGGTTTTTGATGTTGAAAGTAGAATAAGCAAATTGAAGCAAATTCTTTATTCTAAGAAAGCTCTCGTCATTCTGGATGATTTGGACCAATCAAACTATTCAGAATTGCTAGCAAGCCTTGGTGACTTGTTCTCGGCCGGAAGTAGAGTTATCATTACAACAAGAGATACAAACTTGCTTAGTAAAATTGAAGCGGATACATCAAAAGTAGATATGTACATGGTGAAGACACTGGGCACGATTGATTCATTAAAGCTCTTTAGCTATCATGCTTTCCGTAGACCAGTGCCACCGGAAAATTTCAAGGAGCTCTCCCTGAGCTTTGTAACGTATGCTGAGGGTCTTCCATTAGCTCTCAAGATTTTGGGTTCGTCTTTACTTGGCAGGACTTGTGAGTTTTGGAAAGCTAAACTTGAGAAAGTTAAAGAAATCCCAGAAAAAGATATACATGAAATCCTTAGATTGAGCTACGATGAATTAGAAGATGAGACGGAGAAGACAATCTTCCTTGATATTGCATTTTTCTTTGTTGGAAAGGACAAAGATGAGGCTGTTCAGATATTCAAATCTTGTGATTTCCATCCGGATGTTGGCATACCAGTTCTAGTGGACAGATGTCTAATGACCATTGATAGATATAATAACTTCCAGATGCATAATCTTATTCAAGACATGGGAAGAAAACTTGGAAGGCAGACACGCTTGATTTTGGGAGGAAATGTATGGGATGATTTTCAAAATCTGGAG CCCATCAAACAGATGAATTATCTGACTTATTTGAATATGAGCAAATGCTTTGATTTAAAACGATTACCTGATTCGTTGGGTGATATGAAGGCcttgaagaagattgatgcaCGTTGGACCGCAATTGAGAAACTGCCTGATTCAATTACTCAATTAAAGGGGTTGATTACATTGGATTTGAACGGATGCGAGAAGCTAAGAAAGTTACCTCAAGATATTGGGAATATGCAAAGCTTAGAGGATTTTTGGGCAGGTGAATCTGCAATTGAACAACTTCCAGATTCAATTACTCAATTAAAGGGGTTGATTAAATTGAATTTATACCGATGCCAGAAGCTAAGAAAGTTACCTGAAGATATTGGGAATATGGAAGGCCTAGAGTTTTTTGGGGCAGCTAATTCTGCAATTGAACAACTTCCAGATTCGTTTGGGGGCCTCGTCAATTTGGTTGTACTGTATTTGTCCGATTGCAAAAAGCTTAGAAATCTTCCAAATAGTATATGTAAGCTCAAGTTGCTTAAACAACTCTATCTGAGCTCCTGTTCAAACCTGGAGCAATTGCCTGAGCAATTGGGGAAGATGCAATGTTTAGAATACCTGTCTGCATCTGACACAGCAATTGAACAACTGCCAGATTCTATTGGACTGCTGGGTAGATTAAAATCGTTGTATTTTGAAGATTGCAAGAAGCTTAAATTTGTGCCTGAAAGTATCTGGAATCTTACCACAGTTGAAGATTTAAGTCTTAATCAAGGGGAGACAGATGAAATCAGTTCGCCTGATTCAGTAAAAGATATGAACAAGTTATGGAATCTGAAGCTGAGTTGTAATGTAAGATTATGCCTGCCTATGATTCTATGTTTCTCTTCTTTGACACGCTTAACACTTACTGATGAGGGACCGAATCTCTCTTCGGCAAAACCATTCAGCCTTTCTAAGCTTATAAACCTAGAAGATCTTACATTGAATAACTGTACAAGTCTTGGGTCCTCCCTTCCGGAGCTTCCTTTGAATTTAGAAGAGTTGAACATATATAATCACACATCACTAGAACAACTACCTGATTTATCGAGCTCAGGAAAGTTGCGACACTTGAATATAAAGAGATGCATCGACCTCCAATCAATTTCGTTCCTTCCTTCTCATCTTGGATCACTTTCAGTTGAAGAATGCCCAAGCCTACAAGATGTACCGGATCTGTCAATGTTGAAGGAATTGGAATATCTGAGTTTTCGCGGGTGCAACAAGCTGAAATCAAGAAGTTTGGAACAGAGTTTCCTTCAG GGTAAACGACCATTTAAAGCTGATCTACCAAACACGGAGGTAGCAGAATGGTTCAACTATAAAAGCAGTGGGCATACAGTCTCTTTTCTTGTCCCGCCAAGCTTTGAATCGAACTTCTTAGGTCTTGCACTCTGGGTTGTGTACACATGCAAAGCCTGTAGTACAGAGAACTGGTGGGACTCACCCTACATGACAGCTGTTATTAGGAATGAAACGGAGGGTATAACAGAGAAATATCTTTTTGATGTACAACCCGTAGTCGGTGAAGCACAGTCAACGGTCAAATGCATTACAGGAGGGAACCTCTCAGTGAAAAGTGGAGAGAGAATCAAG GATGAAAGGAGGGATGCAAGTAGAGGCCATGACTCGATTCCAAGATTACTACAGAGTGAAGTATGA
- the LOC141721665 gene encoding TMV resistance protein N-like isoform X4 translates to MDTSKQVVFVWALPLLPILAIIFLIVFASRKKHLHSSEDITSNVLPTDPSSCSSSSSSAPPKWDVFLSFYGKDTRNGFTSHLYSALDQQGILTFRDDPALDKGQEISSGLLEAIKHSKIFIIVLSENYARSTWCLNELVQILKCKTTEFQVIPVFFYVDPTDVRYQKGSFREALDGHKRRHSVAMIEKWKSALSEIAALSGHHLRKEANKNESDTIQDIVRNVATRAYTTVSHQEKYLFGIDSAVEQIYQKLSMDHNDVRVIGICGMGGIGKTTIAKAFYNKYSHIFDVSCFNENVRHYSQGGSSLLPLLKQLLIDLLAKKDCKVFDVESRISKLKQILYSKKALVILDDLDQSNYSELLASLGDLFSAGSRVIITTRDTNLLSKIEADTSKVDMYMVKTLGTIDSLKLFSYHAFRRPVPPENFKELSLSFVTYAEGLPLALKILGSSLLGRTCEFWKAKLEKVKEIPEKDIHEILRLSYDELEDETEKTIFLDIAFFFVGKDKDEAVQIFKSCDFHPDVGIPVLVDRCLMTIDRYNNFQMHNLIQDMGRKLGRQTRLILGGNVWDDFQNLEDKSDIEGLILDFRTSGYGQATAEKMPKLRLFQIIGEPDIEGNFKNLFPNLRCITWHSCPWTYIPSTFCPPKLVSFDMPSSKFKILWKGPTPIKQMNYLTYLNMSKCFDLKRLPDSLGDMKALKKIDARWTAIEKLPDSITQLKGLITLDLNGCEKLRKLPQDIGNMQSLEDFWAGESAIEQLPDSITQLKGLIKLNLYRCQKLRKLPEDIGNMEGLEFFGAANSAIEQLPDSFGGLVNLVVLYLSDCKKLRNLPNSICKLKLLKQLYLSSCSNLEQLPEQLGKMQCLEYLSASDTAIEQLPDSIGLLGRLKSLYFEDCKKLKFVPESIWNLTTVEDLSLNQGETDEISSPDSVKDMNKLWNLKLSCNVRLCLPMILCFSSLTRLTLTDEGPNLSSAKPFSLSKLINLEDLTLNNCTSLGSSLPELPLNLEELNIYNHTSLEQLPDLSSSGKLRHLNIKRCIDLQSISFLPSHLGSLSVEECPSLQDVPDLSMLKELEYLSFRGCNKLKSRSLEQSFLQGKRPFKADLPNTEVAEWFNYKSSGHTVSFLVPPSFESNFLGLALWVVYTCKACSTENWWDSPYMTAVIRNETEGITEKYLFDVQPVVGEAQSTVKCITGGNLSVKSGERIKDERRDASRGHDSIPRLLQSEV, encoded by the exons ATGGATACCTCTAAACAAGTTGTTTTTGTTTGGGCTCTGCCTCTACTCCCCATACTTGCCATCATCTTTCTTATCGTTTTCGCTTCCAGGAAAAAGCACCTGCATTCTTCCGAAGATATTACTAGTAATGTCCTACCAACTGACCCTTCTTCGTGttcctcctcttcttcttcaGCTCCGCCTAAGTGGGACGTGTTCTTGAGCTTTTACGGAAAGGACACTCGCAACGGCTTTACTTCACATCTTTACTCTGCTTTGGATCAACAAGGAATTCTTACCTTTAGAGATGATCCTGCTCTTGACAAGGGACAAGAAATTTCTTCTGGACTACTTGAAGCGATTAAACATTCCAAAATTTTCATCATTGTTCTCTCGGAGAACTATGCTCGTTCGACATGGTGCCTTAATGAGCTCGTACAGATCCTTAAATGCAAGACAACAGAATTTCAGGTGATTCCTGTATTTTTCTATGTTGATCCAACAGATGTTCGCTACCAGAAAGGGAGTTTTCGGGAAGCTCTTGATGGCCATAAGAGGCGTCATTCCGTTGCTATGATTGAAAAGTGGAAATCAGCTCTTTCTGAAATTGCTGCGCTATCAGGACACCATCTCAGGAAAGAAGCAAACAA GAATGAATCTGACACCATTCAAGATATTGTGAGGAATGTGGCAACAAGGGCCTATACAACAGTATCACACCAGGAAAAGTATCTGTTTGGGATAGATTCTGCTGTTGAACAGATATATCAAAAACTAAGCATGGATCATAATGATGTACGTGTCATTGGTATTTGTGGTATGGGAGGAATTGGGAAAACTACAATTGCCAAAGCTTTCTACAACAAGTATTCTCACATATTTGATGTTAGCTGCTTTAATGAAAATGTTAGACATTATTCACAAGGCGGTAGTTCTTTACTCCCTTTACTCAAGCAACTCTTGATCGATCTCCTTGCAAAGAAGGATTGTAAGGTTTTTGATGTTGAAAGTAGAATAAGCAAATTGAAGCAAATTCTTTATTCTAAGAAAGCTCTCGTCATTCTGGATGATTTGGACCAATCAAACTATTCAGAATTGCTAGCAAGCCTTGGTGACTTGTTCTCGGCCGGAAGTAGAGTTATCATTACAACAAGAGATACAAACTTGCTTAGTAAAATTGAAGCGGATACATCAAAAGTAGATATGTACATGGTGAAGACACTGGGCACGATTGATTCATTAAAGCTCTTTAGCTATCATGCTTTCCGTAGACCAGTGCCACCGGAAAATTTCAAGGAGCTCTCCCTGAGCTTTGTAACGTATGCTGAGGGTCTTCCATTAGCTCTCAAGATTTTGGGTTCGTCTTTACTTGGCAGGACTTGTGAGTTTTGGAAAGCTAAACTTGAGAAAGTTAAAGAAATCCCAGAAAAAGATATACATGAAATCCTTAGATTGAGCTACGATGAATTAGAAGATGAGACGGAGAAGACAATCTTCCTTGATATTGCATTTTTCTTTGTTGGAAAGGACAAAGATGAGGCTGTTCAGATATTCAAATCTTGTGATTTCCATCCGGATGTTGGCATACCAGTTCTAGTGGACAGATGTCTAATGACCATTGATAGATATAATAACTTCCAGATGCATAATCTTATTCAAGACATGGGAAGAAAACTTGGAAGGCAGACACGCTTGATTTTGGGAGGAAATGTATGGGATGATTTTCAAAATCTGGAG GATAAAAGTGATATTGAAGGTCTCATTTTAGATTTTAGGACTTCCGGATATGGACAAGCAACTGCTGAAAAAATGCCCAAACTGAGGCTTTTTCAAATAATAGGTGAACCCGATATTGAaggaaattttaaaaatttatttccTAATTTGAGGTGCATTACATGGCATTCTTGTCCGTGGACGTATATACCTTCTACATTTTGTCCACCTAAACTTGTCTCCTTCGATATGCCTTCAAGCAAATTCAAGATTTTGTGGAAGGGGCCAACG CCCATCAAACAGATGAATTATCTGACTTATTTGAATATGAGCAAATGCTTTGATTTAAAACGATTACCTGATTCGTTGGGTGATATGAAGGCcttgaagaagattgatgcaCGTTGGACCGCAATTGAGAAACTGCCTGATTCAATTACTCAATTAAAGGGGTTGATTACATTGGATTTGAACGGATGCGAGAAGCTAAGAAAGTTACCTCAAGATATTGGGAATATGCAAAGCTTAGAGGATTTTTGGGCAGGTGAATCTGCAATTGAACAACTTCCAGATTCAATTACTCAATTAAAGGGGTTGATTAAATTGAATTTATACCGATGCCAGAAGCTAAGAAAGTTACCTGAAGATATTGGGAATATGGAAGGCCTAGAGTTTTTTGGGGCAGCTAATTCTGCAATTGAACAACTTCCAGATTCGTTTGGGGGCCTCGTCAATTTGGTTGTACTGTATTTGTCCGATTGCAAAAAGCTTAGAAATCTTCCAAATAGTATATGTAAGCTCAAGTTGCTTAAACAACTCTATCTGAGCTCCTGTTCAAACCTGGAGCAATTGCCTGAGCAATTGGGGAAGATGCAATGTTTAGAATACCTGTCTGCATCTGACACAGCAATTGAACAACTGCCAGATTCTATTGGACTGCTGGGTAGATTAAAATCGTTGTATTTTGAAGATTGCAAGAAGCTTAAATTTGTGCCTGAAAGTATCTGGAATCTTACCACAGTTGAAGATTTAAGTCTTAATCAAGGGGAGACAGATGAAATCAGTTCGCCTGATTCAGTAAAAGATATGAACAAGTTATGGAATCTGAAGCTGAGTTGTAATGTAAGATTATGCCTGCCTATGATTCTATGTTTCTCTTCTTTGACACGCTTAACACTTACTGATGAGGGACCGAATCTCTCTTCGGCAAAACCATTCAGCCTTTCTAAGCTTATAAACCTAGAAGATCTTACATTGAATAACTGTACAAGTCTTGGGTCCTCCCTTCCGGAGCTTCCTTTGAATTTAGAAGAGTTGAACATATATAATCACACATCACTAGAACAACTACCTGATTTATCGAGCTCAGGAAAGTTGCGACACTTGAATATAAAGAGATGCATCGACCTCCAATCAATTTCGTTCCTTCCTTCTCATCTTGGATCACTTTCAGTTGAAGAATGCCCAAGCCTACAAGATGTACCGGATCTGTCAATGTTGAAGGAATTGGAATATCTGAGTTTTCGCGGGTGCAACAAGCTGAAATCAAGAAGTTTGGAACAGAGTTTCCTTCAG GGTAAACGACCATTTAAAGCTGATCTACCAAACACGGAGGTAGCAGAATGGTTCAACTATAAAAGCAGTGGGCATACAGTCTCTTTTCTTGTCCCGCCAAGCTTTGAATCGAACTTCTTAGGTCTTGCACTCTGGGTTGTGTACACATGCAAAGCCTGTAGTACAGAGAACTGGTGGGACTCACCCTACATGACAGCTGTTATTAGGAATGAAACGGAGGGTATAACAGAGAAATATCTTTTTGATGTACAACCCGTAGTCGGTGAAGCACAGTCAACGGTCAAATGCATTACAGGAGGGAACCTCTCAGTGAAAAGTGGAGAGAGAATCAAG GATGAAAGGAGGGATGCAAGTAGAGGCCATGACTCGATTCCAAGATTACTACAGAGTGAAGTATGA